The DNA sequence GGTCGGCCAAGCGTACCACGCGCATACGCACGGCACCGGCTTCCGCACCGACATCCTTGCCCAAAGCGTCGGGTAGTTGGGCGATGTCATGGGTGGCGATGCCGGTCATCGCGTTGAGTTCCTTCAAACCGGCGCGCGGGCCCACCCAATACTCGCCGTAATGGGGGTCGGCGTAATAGGTTTCGGTGCTGTTGTCGGCGCGGGGAGCCACAAACAGCTCCGGCGTATGCGTCTTGCCGGCCTTGGCTTCGGGGCTTTCAGGGTCAACGGGGTTCAAGACGAGCACCGCTCCAGCCTCGTAATCCTGTCCAAGCCCGGTGTAATACGAGAACTCGGTATTGGGGCGGAAGGCGTAGTCGTCATCATTGTTGCGCACTTTCGGCGTGCCGGCGGGGATGACGATGCGCTCGCCGGGGAAGCGCTTGCCCAGCGCCTCAAGACGTGCAGGAATGAACTTGCTGGATTCCAGCGGTTCGATGTCCGGCTCTTGATTGTCCCAGCCACTCTTCATGAATTCCGCGAATTTCTTGGACGTGGTCGGTCTTAACGTGCGGTTGTTCGTCCTGTCTTCCATCGGTTGGTCCGCTCCCGGCGCCTCTGCCATTTCCTGTGCCTCGTATTCCTTGTCGTTTGCTGTGATGGCTTCGCTCATGCGTATTCTCCTCAGTGGTGAAATCTCCCTTGCCATTTTAATGGTCCGTACGGTCCGCGGGAAGAGTGATGTCGGAGCATGGGATGCGTTGATATTGTGTGCCACTAATCATCGAGAAGGACGATAACAATCAGATTGGCCGACCTTGCAAAAACACGTATTGATGTGATGTCGCCGTTGTTCAGCATTGTTGTATTGTTTCTGTTTTCGTCGTCGACAACATTTTGGCGCTTCGCCATTCGCCGTTCGGCTTAGCGCTTTCGAGACCGTTTCATACAATGGTTGTGTCTATTTTCCAAGGGTTTTATACCAAACGAGGTCTTATGTCATTCGAGCATCCGAAAACCAACGGGGTCACTATGCGTCAGGTCGAGCGCGAGATTATGGGTCGGCGCACCACCCACGAGGAGTTGGGCCACGACCTCGAGGTGATGGATCTGATGCTTGACCTCTTGGGGCACCCGGAAGACACGTTCCGCATCATTCACATCACCGGCACCAACGGCAAGGGATCCACCGCCCGTATGGCCGAGGCCATCTGCCGCGCCTACGGCATGCGCACCGGTCTTTACACCTCACCGCACCTTCAGAAGATCAACGAGCGTATCGCCGTGGACGGCCAGCAGCTTTCCGATGATGATTTCATCGACACGTGGATGCAGATCAAGGACTTCGTCGCATTGGTCGACCACAAGATGGAGGCCGACGGCAAAGCGCCGATGAGCTATTTCGAGATTCTGACGGCGATGGCCGTTTGGAAGTTCGCCGACGCGCCCGTCGACGTGGCCATTTTTGAGGTTGGCATGGGTGGCAAATGGGACGCCACCAACGCGCTCAACGGCGACGCGGCGGTCATCGGACCGGTCGACATGGACCACATGCAATGGCTGGGCGATACCGTGGAGAAAATCGCCACCGAGAAGGCCGGCATCATCAAGCACGAATCCACCGCCATCATCGGCGCACAGCCGCACGAGGCCGAGGTCATGCCCATCCTCGAGGCCGCGGCCGTCAAGGAGCAGGCCACGCTGATCCGCGACGGCGAGGAGATGGAAGTCGTCTCGCGACAGCCTGCGGTCGGCGGCCAGTTGGTCACGTTGCGTACCCCGAACGGCACCTATGATGACATTCCTGTTGCCAAGTTCGGTGAGCATCAGGCGCACAACGCCTTGGCAGCGCTCGCGGCGGCCGAAACGGTGATTCCCGTGGCCGGTCAGCTTACGCAAGATGTGGTGGCCGAAGCGCTGGGCGGGGTCAAGATTCCCGGGCGCATCGAGCAGGTGCGCACCTCGCCGACCATCATCATCGACGGCGGTCACAATGTCAATGCGGCCGAATCGCTGCGCGCTGCCCTTGAAGAAAACTACAACTTCGAGCAGCTGGTCGGCGTGGTCGCGATGATGAAGGACAAGCAGGTCGAAGAATATCTTGGCACGCTGGAGCCGATCCTGAGCCACATCATCGTCACCGAGAACTCGTGGCGAGACCGCGTGATGCCTGCCGAAGAACTCGAGAAGATCGCCGTCGGCGTCTTCGGCCGCGATCGCGTCACCCGCATCGACAACCTTCCCGACGCCATCCAGGAGGCCGTCAACATGGTCGACGCTGAAGACGAGCTGGGCGTCGGCTATGGCCACGGCGTGCTCATCTGCGGCAGCTTCGTCACCGCCGGTGACGCCCGCACGTTGCTCGCGGAAAAGAAGAACCCCGAACTGGCGCTGCCGAAGGCCCAGCGTGTGTCAGGCAAACCCAAGGGTGATAAAGCCGATTCCGAAACTGCAAGCACCAAAGACGAGGACGAAGACATCGTCTCCGAGGTCTTCGGCGACGCCTTCGGTGATTTCGGCGTCAAGCAGGTCCCCTTCCAGGGCGAGCCCGAGCCCGGCACCACCGCCGAGCAACTTCGTCATCATGCCGATGGTGCTGGTAACGGCAGCAAGGATGACAGGCAAGCGTAACCCGTGAGAAAAGCGCCAAAATAAGCCTGATTTGGTGCTTTTGCCACTGGTCTCGTGTTTACTGCGACGAAAAGCACGTTTTTGAGCTGATTTTCGTGCTTTTCGTCGCAGTCGTGGCATTAGTGGCTGATTTGTTGGGTTGCCCTCGACGGTATGATAACAAGTGATAACAGGACGTGCCCGATGGTGTCGGGTGATAAGCGGGAAGAACAGAGAAAGTCGTAATCCATGTATCTGAAGGAACTGACGCTTAGGGGATTCAAGTCCTTCGCTTCCGCGACCACCCTACGCTTTGAGCCGGGCATTACCGCTGTGGTGGGTCCGAACGGTTCCGGCAAATCCAACATCGTCGACGCACTGACATGGGTGATGGGGGAGCAGGGCGCCAAGAACCTGCGCGGCACCTCGATGGAAGACGTGATTTTCGCCGGCACCTCCTCGCGTCCACCGCTGGGACGCGCACAAGTCAGCCTGACGATCGACAACACCGACGGCACGCTTGACATCGACTACACGGAAGTCACCATCAGTCGAACGATCTATCGCAACGGCGGCTCTGAATATGCCATCAACGGCTCGCCGTGCCGCCTGCTCGATATTCAGGAGCTGTTGAGCGACACCGGTTTGGGTCAGCAGATGCACGTCATCGTCGGCCAAGGCAGGCTTGACGAGATTTTGAAGGCCGACCCCGCCGGTCACCGCGCTTTCATCGAAGAGGCAGCGGGTATTCTTAAGCACCGCAAGCGCAAGGAACGCGCGATACGCAAGCTCAAGAACACCGAGGCGAACCTCGCCCGTACCGACGACCTCCTTCACGAGATCCGTCGTCAGCTGGGACCTCTCGGGCGGCAGGCCAAGATCTCGCGGCGTGCGGCAAGCATTCAGATTTCCTTGCGCGATGCGCAGTCGAGGATTTTCGCTGAGGACGCGCAAAAATCCATGGAAAGCCGCGCCAAGCTGCGCAATGAACTTGGTGACGTGCGACGAGAGCTGGAAACCGCACAACGCGAACTGGCGAAAGTCAAGGTGCATATCGAGCAGGTCGAGGCGCTGAGTTCCGAATCCAGCCCGGCCATGGCAAAAATCAACGACACTTGGCATGAGCTTTCCAGCATTGAGGAACGGTTCCGCTCGCTGGCTTCGCTTGCCGATGAACGTGCACGTTCCGTTGCCGGTCAGATGATTACGAACTTCGGCGAGGACCCGGATATTCTCGAATCTCGCGCCAAAGAACTTGACGGACAGGCCGAAGCGCAGAAAAAGTCCGTTTCCGATATGCGTATTGCGTATGACAAGGCGACGGAAGCGCGTGCGGGCAATGAAAAGCAACTTGCCGCGGCACGGCAGACCTTGACGGAACTGCGCAAGGCTGCGCAGGAACATACTTCGAAGATCGCCAACCTGCGTGAGCTGAAGACGCGCGAGGAATCGGCCATCGAGTTGGCGCAAAGCCGTGCCAAGGATTTCAATGGACAGCGTGAGTCTATCGTCAAACAGCGTGACGATGCCAGTGCCCAACGTGATGCTCTTGAAGCGGAAACCCAGAACACCGACGAAAAGGACAGTGCCGCCGAACTCGAGGCCGCGAAAACCGCAATGCAGCAGCGTCAGGAGGAGCTCGACGCCTTGCAGGAGCAGCTGCGTGCCACCAAGGCCAAGGTGACGTCGCTCAACGCCAAGGCTGATGCACTGAACGAGACGTTGGAAAGCCGCAACGCCTCAGGCGAGTTGGAGCGGGACGATGCCGTCGCTGCGCTGGGCAGGCTTGCCGACTTCATCCATGTTCAGGACGGGTGGGAAGAAGCCATCGCCCACGCGCTCGACCAGTTTGCCAGCGCCATCGTGGTACCCGACAAATCCAACATGGTTGAAGCCTTGCGTCGGGCCAGCGAAGGCAATCTCGGACAGGCTGTTGTATTGCATCCGCTTGAAGGTCTGACTGACGATGATACCGATGAACAAGGCAGGAATGGACGAGCACAAGATGGTCAATATCCGGTTCGTTGCGCTTCTGCTCTGATAAGTGCCAATGCTTCTGCAAAAGACGCTGATTTCGCAGCCAGTGTCGTGCGTGCCGTGTGGCTGTTGCTGGACGATGTCGCTGCCGTGCCTGATATGGACACCGCATTGGAAGCTGTAGAAGGGGAGCGGTTCAGCCAAGCTGTCACCAAATCCGGCGAAGTGGTCAACGCCGTGGGTGCCATCGGTGGTTCCTCGCGTTCGCAAAGTGATTTGTCGTTGGCCGCTCGCCGCGATAAAGCCGCAGCAGAAGCCAAAAAACTTAAGAGCGAAGCGGATGCTATACGGCCGAAAATTAAAGCCGCACAAGAGGATCGCGACAAGGCTCGTCTTGAAGTCGACAGGCAGTCGCAGCAGCGGATTCAAGCCAAGGTAAAAGTCGATCAGGCGCGCAAAAATCTCAAGAATGTCGAGGAACGGGTCAAACAACTGACCCGGCAATTGAACGGAATTGATGAGAAAATCGAACAGACCGATGACGACCGGCAGACCCATCAGCTCAAACTCGAAGATCTGTCGCAGGCGCTGGAAACCGCCCAACATTCCGACACCGACAACGAGGACTTCGATGATCTGGACAGGCGCGTTCACAAGCTCGAAACCACGCTCGATAAGGCGCGTGAGCAGGAAGTCTCGGCGAAAATTGTCTGGAATGACGCTAATCGGAAGTCCGATTCGCTGGTTCGTCAGGCCGGGTTGTTGCATGATCAGGCAAGCGAAGCCGTCGCTCGTCGCGCCAAGATGAAAGCGCTCAACGAAAAGCGCGAACGCCAGCAAGCGCACGACCGGCAGATTGCCGTCGATGCGCGTGGCATGGCCGTGTTGGTCGCTGCCGAGCTCAAGATGGTGGTTGCCAAGCGCGACGAGCTTTCCAAAGCCGCTTCGAGCCACGATGCCGAGCTGAAGCAACTGCGTGCGCAGCGCGACGAATCCGAGCCGAAAGTGGCGGCGTTGCAGCGGCATGAGCACGAGCTGGATGTGAACCGCGAGCGTTTGGCCGCGCAATTTGGCCAGATCGAGCAGAAAGTCTCGGACACGCTCGGTATGGGCATCGAGGAATTGGTCAACGAATATGGCCCCGACAAGCTGGTTCCGGTTCTTGACGACGATGGTCATCCGATTCCACTTGAGAATAGTGGCGACGGGAATGTTGTTGAAGCTGAAAATGTATCGGAAGCCAACGATCAGCACGATTTAGATGAAGATTTATCTCACGTCGATAACCGGCACGACTCAGCTGAGGACGCGCCGGTCGACGCCGACCATTATCAGATGGTGCCTTACGTCCGCGCAGAGCAGGAAAAACGCTTGCAAAAGGCCGAACGCGATTTGAAGGCACTTGGCAAGATTAACCCACTGGCAGCCGAGGAGTTCGACGCGCTCGAAACTCGCAACCAGTACCTCAACGATCAGCGCAATGATG is a window from the Bifidobacterium sp. ESL0745 genome containing:
- a CDS encoding folylpolyglutamate synthase/dihydrofolate synthase family protein, whose amino-acid sequence is MSFEHPKTNGVTMRQVEREIMGRRTTHEELGHDLEVMDLMLDLLGHPEDTFRIIHITGTNGKGSTARMAEAICRAYGMRTGLYTSPHLQKINERIAVDGQQLSDDDFIDTWMQIKDFVALVDHKMEADGKAPMSYFEILTAMAVWKFADAPVDVAIFEVGMGGKWDATNALNGDAAVIGPVDMDHMQWLGDTVEKIATEKAGIIKHESTAIIGAQPHEAEVMPILEAAAVKEQATLIRDGEEMEVVSRQPAVGGQLVTLRTPNGTYDDIPVAKFGEHQAHNALAALAAAETVIPVAGQLTQDVVAEALGGVKIPGRIEQVRTSPTIIIDGGHNVNAAESLRAALEENYNFEQLVGVVAMMKDKQVEEYLGTLEPILSHIIVTENSWRDRVMPAEELEKIAVGVFGRDRVTRIDNLPDAIQEAVNMVDAEDELGVGYGHGVLICGSFVTAGDARTLLAEKKNPELALPKAQRVSGKPKGDKADSETASTKDEDEDIVSEVFGDAFGDFGVKQVPFQGEPEPGTTAEQLRHHADGAGNGSKDDRQA
- the smc gene encoding chromosome segregation protein SMC — protein: MYLKELTLRGFKSFASATTLRFEPGITAVVGPNGSGKSNIVDALTWVMGEQGAKNLRGTSMEDVIFAGTSSRPPLGRAQVSLTIDNTDGTLDIDYTEVTISRTIYRNGGSEYAINGSPCRLLDIQELLSDTGLGQQMHVIVGQGRLDEILKADPAGHRAFIEEAAGILKHRKRKERAIRKLKNTEANLARTDDLLHEIRRQLGPLGRQAKISRRAASIQISLRDAQSRIFAEDAQKSMESRAKLRNELGDVRRELETAQRELAKVKVHIEQVEALSSESSPAMAKINDTWHELSSIEERFRSLASLADERARSVAGQMITNFGEDPDILESRAKELDGQAEAQKKSVSDMRIAYDKATEARAGNEKQLAAARQTLTELRKAAQEHTSKIANLRELKTREESAIELAQSRAKDFNGQRESIVKQRDDASAQRDALEAETQNTDEKDSAAELEAAKTAMQQRQEELDALQEQLRATKAKVTSLNAKADALNETLESRNASGELERDDAVAALGRLADFIHVQDGWEEAIAHALDQFASAIVVPDKSNMVEALRRASEGNLGQAVVLHPLEGLTDDDTDEQGRNGRAQDGQYPVRCASALISANASAKDADFAASVVRAVWLLLDDVAAVPDMDTALEAVEGERFSQAVTKSGEVVNAVGAIGGSSRSQSDLSLAARRDKAAAEAKKLKSEADAIRPKIKAAQEDRDKARLEVDRQSQQRIQAKVKVDQARKNLKNVEERVKQLTRQLNGIDEKIEQTDDDRQTHQLKLEDLSQALETAQHSDTDNEDFDDLDRRVHKLETTLDKAREQEVSAKIVWNDANRKSDSLVRQAGLLHDQASEAVARRAKMKALNEKRERQQAHDRQIAVDARGMAVLVAAELKMVVAKRDELSKAASSHDAELKQLRAQRDESEPKVAALQRHEHELDVNRERLAAQFGQIEQKVSDTLGMGIEELVNEYGPDKLVPVLDDDGHPIPLENSGDGNVVEAENVSEANDQHDLDEDLSHVDNRHDSAEDAPVDADHYQMVPYVRAEQEKRLQKAERDLKALGKINPLAAEEFDALETRNQYLNDQRNDVVKSRDDLLKLIKDLDHTMIEVFKNAFDDTAAAFEKVFATLFPGGTGRLRLENPDDLLTTGVIVEASPAGKRVKQLSLLSGGERSLTALALLFAIFTARPSPFYVMDEVEAALDDINLTRLINAFNDLRKHAQLIIITHQQRTMAIADALYGVTMRSDGVTAVVSQKLEHDS